In the bacterium SCSIO 12741 genome, AAACTCGTCAAACCCATGATTGGATGGTAAATGTTCGTCCTTATCACCCAAGTGGTTTTTACCAAATTGCCCAGTAGCATAGCCTAAAGGCTTCAGCAGTTCAGCAATTGAAGGATCTTCTGCCTGCATTCCCAATTCTGCTCCTGGCATACCTACTTTGCTCAAACCGGTCCGGTAAGAACTCTGTCCGGTAATGAAGGTAGATCGACCTGCAGTACAGCTTTGCTCGCCATAATAGTCGGTAAAAATCATTCCTTCCTTCGCAATTCGATCAATATTGGGAGTTCGATAGCCGACCAACCCCATGGTATAGGCCGAAATATTTGATTGTCCAATATCATCACCCCAAATCACTAAGATGTTGGGTTTCTTGTTTTTCTGGGCCATTCCTCCTAAACCAAATGTCATTAAGAGTGCCCCAATACCGAGTAATTTCCAGTTCATGTGATCGTGTTTTTTTACATTTCTAAATTATACAATCGGAATGTTCGTGTGGATTATCAAATCGAATAATTCATCTTTGAATTGGAAAATATTTTTTCCGAACCATGAAAAAAATTGTCCTCACATTCGGAATGCTCATTTTCGCCCTGCTCCTTCTTTTTAGGTTGAGCAAATACTCCTATTTCCAAGGCGATCTCAATCTGGAAATCCTCATTGCGATATTCTCGGTGCTGTTTTTTGCCGTTGGCTTCCTGGTCAATCGTCGGCGAAATGCTCCACCGCAAGAATCAGTCGGTACCGTGAATGAGGTATCCCCGCAAGCTCAAGAATCCAAATTGGAAGAGCTGGGCATTAGCAAAAGAGAGCGTGAAGTACTCGAACAAATGGTTTTGGGAAAATCCAATCAAGAAATTGCTGAAACGCTATTCATTTCTGAAAGTACGGTAAAAACGCACGTTTCCAACTTGCTTATGAAGCTGGAAGTCAAGCGAAGAACGCAAGCCGTTATTCGCGCCAAAGAATGGCATCTGGTCCACTAAAAATTCTCCTACTTTAGTAGGAAATGTGGAATTGGAACTTTCGTATGAGTGCCAAAATGAGGAACTTACTCTTATTTGTCACCTCGTTTAATCACAAAAAAGAATTCGCATGAAAAGCATTGT is a window encoding:
- a CDS encoding response regulator transcription factor codes for the protein MKKIVLTFGMLIFALLLLFRLSKYSYFQGDLNLEILIAIFSVLFFAVGFLVNRRRNAPPQESVGTVNEVSPQAQESKLEELGISKREREVLEQMVLGKSNQEIAETLFISESTVKTHVSNLLMKLEVKRRTQAVIRAKEWHLVH